One stretch of Candidatus Bathyarchaeia archaeon DNA includes these proteins:
- a CDS encoding ATP-binding protein produces the protein MEVEELKAIVTSQRQALEELFKKEQIVNRGIDSSHVKSFLATPNVLAILGIRRCGKSIFSWLLLEGEKFGYVNFFDERLVGLKAEELNKVLQAFYELYSSQVEYLVFDEIQKVQGWERFVSRLRTSNKIIITGSNSDLLRGDLATYLTGRHIDIELLPFSFKEYLRAKGTTLDENWEYSTTSIATVKRNLTEYMEKGGFPEVNKFGSAILSSIYRDIIENDIIGHHKIRKPQNLRELAKFLISNTAKEVTFNRLKSIGIKDAHTISKYGAYISDSYLICFLERFSYKLKEQFKAPKKVYCIDNGLAGNIAFKLSKDQGRLIENIVFIELLRRKLYHNVNWELYYWKNHQGKEVDFVVKTDAFVEQLIQVTYASAKNEIEERELEALEIAASELKCEKLLVITWDYEGTTSIGNKTAKLVPLWKWLIKTQVT, from the coding sequence ATGGAAGTTGAGGAATTAAAGGCCATAGTTACCTCACAGCGTCAGGCTTTGGAGGAACTGTTCAAAAAAGAACAAATCGTAAACAGAGGCATAGACAGTTCCCATGTTAAATCTTTCCTAGCAACACCCAACGTGTTAGCCATACTTGGGATAAGACGATGCGGCAAATCCATATTCTCATGGCTGCTGCTTGAGGGAGAAAAATTTGGCTACGTAAACTTCTTCGACGAAAGACTAGTAGGACTAAAAGCTGAAGAACTTAACAAGGTTCTGCAGGCATTCTATGAGCTCTATAGCAGCCAAGTTGAATATTTGGTCTTTGACGAAATACAAAAAGTCCAAGGATGGGAAAGATTCGTCAGCAGACTTCGGACATCCAACAAAATCATAATAACAGGTAGCAACTCTGATCTGCTACGCGGTGACCTTGCCACCTATCTAACAGGAAGACACATAGACATCGAACTTTTACCGTTCAGCTTCAAAGAATACCTGCGGGCAAAAGGCACAACATTAGATGAAAACTGGGAATACTCAACAACCAGCATCGCCACCGTAAAAAGAAACCTCACAGAATACATGGAGAAAGGCGGCTTCCCAGAAGTCAACAAATTCGGCAGCGCAATTTTAAGCAGTATCTACAGGGACATCATAGAAAACGACATAATTGGGCACCACAAAATAAGAAAACCTCAAAACCTAAGAGAGCTCGCAAAATTCCTAATTTCAAACACTGCAAAAGAAGTAACTTTCAACAGGCTAAAGTCAATAGGGATAAAAGATGCCCACACGATATCAAAATACGGCGCCTACATCTCGGACTCATACCTCATATGTTTTCTTGAAAGGTTTTCGTACAAATTAAAAGAACAATTCAAAGCCCCCAAAAAAGTCTATTGCATCGACAATGGCCTAGCAGGTAACATCGCCTTTAAACTAAGCAAAGACCAAGGCAGACTAATAGAAAACATAGTGTTCATAGAGTTACTGAGAAGAAAACTCTATCATAACGTAAACTGGGAACTCTACTACTGGAAAAATCACCAAGGTAAAGAAGTAGATTTTGTTGTAAAAACCGATGCATTCGTAGAGCAACTCATTCAAGTAACATACGCCTCAGCCAAAAACGAGATAGAAGAGCGAGAACTTGAGGCTTTAGAAATCGCCGCATCTGAATTAAAATGCGAAAAGCTGCTGGTCATCACATGGGACTATGAAGGAACAACATCAATTGGCAACAAAACGGCCAAGTTAGTTCCCTTGTGGAAGTGGCTAATCAAAACGCAGGTGACATAA
- a CDS encoding DEAD/DEAH box helicase family protein: MFRLWFDKGTLLLKGEVGTPYGKWDQRSGCYRIKACHYKDVLDYFRESNIHVEDAVSNLPPLEQIKGNVELRAYQNEALDKWQTAGKRGVLVLPTAAGKTFIALKAVDLLKVQTLIVVPTLDLLDQWKKRVRDCLGVEVGVVGGGENVVRMVTVATYDSAYAQAAQLGNNFLFLIFDEVHHLASPGYMQIAEMYIAPYRMGLTATYDRSDQRHTLLPLLVGDPVYSVSVEELTAGKHLSNYTYEKVAVELTAEEQQTYDAQMAIFKKYLAERHIVLKTAFDFQRFIMTTGRDPHAREALLARNKALKIAVNSEAKLDLLSEKLEAYKNEKTLIFTLYNDLVYTVSRRFLIPAVTHQTPREERREILANFESGKYKVIVTSQVLDEGVDVPDAAVGIVLGGTGSRREYVQRLGRLLRKKEGKTAKLLEIISKETVEVGISRRRHLKTGETR; this comes from the coding sequence ATGTTTCGTTTGTGGTTTGATAAGGGTACGCTTCTGTTGAAGGGGGAGGTTGGAACTCCGTATGGTAAATGGGATCAGAGGAGTGGCTGTTACCGGATTAAAGCATGCCATTACAAGGATGTTTTGGATTATTTTAGGGAAAGTAACATTCACGTTGAAGATGCCGTATCTAATCTGCCGCCTCTTGAACAAATTAAGGGGAACGTGGAACTGCGGGCATACCAGAATGAGGCGTTAGATAAATGGCAGACGGCAGGCAAGAGGGGAGTGCTAGTTTTGCCTACAGCCGCGGGGAAAACCTTTATTGCCCTAAAGGCGGTGGACCTTCTTAAGGTGCAGACGTTAATTGTTGTTCCCACCTTAGACCTTCTTGATCAGTGGAAAAAGCGGGTTAGAGACTGTCTTGGTGTTGAGGTGGGGGTGGTGGGAGGCGGCGAAAATGTGGTGCGGATGGTTACGGTTGCCACTTATGATTCAGCTTATGCGCAGGCGGCGCAGTTGGGTAACAATTTTTTGTTTTTAATTTTTGATGAAGTGCATCATTTGGCTTCGCCGGGTTACATGCAGATTGCTGAAATGTACATTGCGCCTTACCGTATGGGGTTAACGGCTACCTACGATAGAAGCGACCAAAGACATACGCTTCTGCCCCTGTTGGTAGGCGACCCTGTTTACTCTGTTTCTGTTGAAGAGCTTACCGCAGGAAAACATCTGTCAAACTACACGTATGAAAAAGTCGCTGTAGAGTTGACTGCGGAGGAACAGCAGACCTACGATGCACAGATGGCGATTTTTAAGAAGTATCTTGCGGAGCGGCATATTGTTCTGAAAACTGCGTTTGATTTTCAACGCTTCATAATGACAACTGGTCGAGACCCTCATGCGCGGGAGGCGCTTCTGGCAAGAAACAAGGCGTTAAAGATTGCCGTTAATTCCGAAGCAAAACTTGACTTATTATCAGAGAAGCTTGAAGCATACAAGAATGAGAAAACGTTAATTTTCACGCTCTATAATGACTTGGTCTACACGGTTAGTAGGCGTTTTCTCATACCAGCCGTTACGCATCAGACACCCCGTGAGGAGCGGCGGGAAATATTGGCGAATTTTGAAAGCGGCAAATACAAGGTTATTGTTACGTCGCAGGTTCTAGATGAGGGGGTGGATGTTCCAGATGCAGCAGTCGGTATAGTGCTTGGTGGAACAGGAAGCAGACGAGAGTATGTGCAACGGTTGGGACGGCTTCTGAGAAAAAAGGAGGGCAAAACCGCCAAGCTATTGGAGATAATTTCTAAGGAGACCGTAGAAGTTGGCATCAGCCGCAGGCGGCACTTAAAAACAGGAGAGACCCGATAG
- a CDS encoding DUF790 family protein produces the protein MLPSGLLVVYKRKGEIQPRYAKLSSENLDIANRLIEAYGDHIGEKKKVLASFVADLENEGYEYRFVRALALLLDRRGTFICSSKINPADLRKKIFQATEKYGLATTLEKRQRILEVVASETALSTEIIEEQLYADLDSELILEKFEKPSALELLQQYNLSLAQTLLFDCTELSFKASGNWQRLFYFVKKLGLIYEVSRDGDFWVKIDGPASLFKLTKRYGSNIAKLLPVVIANQEWAISAKILWEYTNEICSFKMESTKHSSLLRKPNLQQVTYDSTGEESFANQFEAVKTGWTLKREPEPVLAGNQVIVPDFSLEKAGLKVYLEIVGFWTEEYLRRKADKLKQVDVKMILLVNEALSCEKLTALEKRPQLHFIYYRGKISLAPILRYLHAAFEEVKTKEIKMLENLPVKFTEPIVVYAEFAGRVGVSVEAVQAVLTANPPSGYLPTTNSLVSEEKLHQIHLSLDEALSQPGKLTLNQATQLIEAAGINDASCVLTHLGYKIAWHGISSEQAEILPSKVNN, from the coding sequence TTGCTTCCCAGCGGCTTACTTGTGGTGTATAAGCGGAAAGGAGAAATTCAGCCCCGTTACGCAAAACTGTCTTCAGAAAACCTCGACATTGCAAACCGACTCATAGAAGCCTACGGGGATCATATTGGAGAAAAGAAAAAGGTTCTCGCATCCTTTGTTGCGGACTTAGAAAATGAAGGGTACGAGTACCGTTTCGTGAGGGCATTAGCTTTGCTGCTTGACCGAAGAGGCACCTTCATCTGTAGCAGCAAAATTAACCCTGCTGATTTGAGAAAGAAAATCTTTCAAGCAACAGAAAAATACGGTTTAGCGACAACTCTGGAAAAGAGGCAGAGGATTCTTGAGGTCGTTGCTTCCGAAACCGCTTTATCAACCGAAATCATTGAGGAGCAGCTATACGCTGATTTAGACTCTGAGTTAATTCTTGAAAAATTTGAGAAACCGTCAGCGTTGGAACTGCTTCAGCAGTACAATCTTAGCTTAGCGCAGACACTTCTGTTTGACTGCACAGAATTGAGTTTTAAAGCGTCAGGCAATTGGCAGAGGTTGTTTTATTTTGTTAAGAAGCTGGGTCTTATCTATGAGGTCTCGCGTGATGGCGATTTTTGGGTAAAGATAGATGGACCTGCCAGTCTCTTTAAACTTACAAAACGGTATGGCAGTAACATAGCCAAGCTTCTTCCCGTAGTTATCGCAAATCAGGAATGGGCTATAAGCGCTAAGATATTGTGGGAGTACACAAATGAGATATGCAGCTTCAAAATGGAAAGCACAAAGCATAGTTCACTGTTACGCAAACCCAATTTGCAGCAGGTAACTTATGATAGCACTGGTGAAGAGAGTTTTGCTAATCAGTTCGAAGCCGTTAAAACTGGCTGGACACTGAAAAGAGAGCCTGAACCTGTTTTGGCGGGCAACCAAGTTATTGTGCCAGATTTCTCGCTTGAGAAAGCGGGGCTTAAGGTTTACTTGGAGATTGTTGGGTTCTGGACCGAGGAATATCTACGCCGTAAAGCGGATAAACTCAAGCAAGTAGACGTTAAAATGATTCTGTTAGTCAATGAGGCGCTATCATGCGAGAAGCTCACTGCGTTGGAGAAGCGTCCACAACTGCACTTCATTTATTATCGAGGTAAAATCTCTTTGGCTCCGATTCTGCGTTATTTGCATGCTGCCTTTGAAGAGGTCAAAACAAAAGAAATCAAAATGTTAGAGAACCTGCCCGTGAAGTTCACAGAGCCAATTGTCGTATATGCTGAATTTGCGGGTAGAGTGGGGGTTTCTGTTGAAGCAGTACAAGCAGTGCTCACCGCTAATCCGCCGTCAGGTTATCTGCCTACGACTAACAGTTTGGTGAGTGAAGAAAAGCTTCATCAAATACACTTGTCGCTGGATGAAGCATTGAGTCAGCCGGGAAAACTAACTCTTAACCAAGCAACACAACTAATTGAAGCCGCAGGAATAAATGATGCATCCTGCGTATTAACCCATCTTGGCTACAAAATAGCGTGGCATGGAATAAGCAGTGAACAAGCGGAAATCCTGCCTTCAAAAGTAAACAACTAA
- the cas6 gene encoding CRISPR system precrRNA processing endoribonuclease RAMP protein Cas6 codes for MPVEITLEMYAEKSLTLPFFTGHVSRGLLLHFIRLVDPAASGLLHELNVSKPYSVTPLRFKSKSRTADGYILDPLFPCKVGFRFLKDEYSTYLLNFFKKQNTALIFDTPFQIASMSINCKSYAALEKEAQAVDGFTLNFRTPTYLANLNSDYHWMFPDSTKIFCSLMRCWNQFSDQRRFSKDEYIAYKNWLGKNVGVSRYELRTRLAVMRSKKATGFIGTVSYELEDKENAWNKITNMLARYAEYANVGGNKTAAYGQTKLYSMNENSFC; via the coding sequence TTGCCTGTTGAAATCACTTTAGAAATGTACGCAGAGAAGTCTCTAACTCTGCCGTTTTTTACCGGTCACGTATCACGGGGTTTGTTGTTGCATTTTATTCGGCTGGTTGACCCTGCCGCTTCAGGGCTACTGCATGAATTGAACGTTTCTAAACCTTACAGTGTGACGCCTTTGCGGTTTAAAAGCAAAAGCCGCACCGCGGACGGATACATCTTGGACCCGCTGTTTCCCTGCAAGGTTGGATTTAGATTTTTGAAAGACGAGTACTCAACTTATCTGCTTAATTTCTTCAAGAAACAAAATACCGCGTTGATTTTTGACACCCCGTTCCAAATTGCTTCAATGAGCATAAACTGCAAAAGTTACGCGGCTTTAGAGAAAGAAGCCCAAGCGGTTGACGGGTTCACGCTGAATTTTAGGACGCCAACGTATCTGGCGAATCTTAACAGCGATTACCACTGGATGTTTCCCGACTCCACAAAAATCTTTTGCAGTTTGATGCGATGCTGGAACCAATTCAGCGACCAACGCCGCTTCAGCAAAGACGAATACATCGCCTACAAGAACTGGCTGGGCAAGAACGTAGGTGTGAGTCGCTATGAATTGCGGACGCGGCTGGCAGTTATGCGTAGCAAGAAAGCTACAGGCTTCATTGGCACCGTTAGCTACGAGTTAGAAGACAAAGAAAACGCTTGGAACAAAATCACCAATATGCTTGCACGATATGCAGAGTACGCTAACGTTGGTGGAAACAAAACCGCTGCATACGGACAAACAAAACTGTATTCAATGAACGAAAACAGTTTTTGCTAA
- a CDS encoding ribbon-helix-helix domain-containing protein, whose amino-acid sequence MPKKYKNVSLPQELYNKLETLVESKEAGYVSVSDAVKDAVRELLRKHKLLP is encoded by the coding sequence ATGCCCAAAAAATACAAAAATGTAAGCTTGCCTCAAGAGTTATACAACAAGCTTGAGACGCTCGTCGAATCTAAGGAAGCTGGCTACGTTAGCGTATCTGACGCTGTGAAAGATGCAGTTAGAGAACTTCTAAGAAAACACAAGCTACTGCCCTAA
- a CDS encoding TrmB family transcriptional regulator: protein MKTINTTQSRRDKHNLAKLHGNSQALCHCGLGVSGVGVEDVETLITLGLTGRQARVYLALLKTGDAKAKAIADLSLVNRQDIYLILDTLQQIGLIQRKITSPTTFKATPLDEALKTLLQQKTNELTLIRKKTSCLTQKFNQLTTSVVDPQETPCLGIVSEGDKGKKLGQSIENTFKSIETVTTWKRFKQVSVLFETQLESALKRGVIIRVITEKPENKALPNWTNNALNKKPDYFKLKALQTPPTAVATIFDNTQTVLAFNNSTDIKYGPHIWSNNPTTLALIKAYFTILWMELEEKT from the coding sequence ATGAAAACTATTAACACCACCCAGTCGCGTCGCGATAAACACAATTTAGCGAAGTTGCATGGAAATTCTCAAGCGCTTTGTCATTGTGGGTTAGGTGTGTCGGGGGTTGGGGTTGAAGATGTAGAGACCTTGATTACTCTTGGTCTTACAGGCAGACAGGCGCGTGTCTACCTTGCATTGCTCAAAACAGGCGACGCCAAAGCCAAAGCAATCGCCGACCTCTCTTTGGTAAACAGACAAGACATTTACCTCATCCTTGACACCCTTCAACAAATCGGCTTAATACAAAGAAAAATAACAAGCCCCACCACCTTCAAGGCAACCCCGCTAGATGAAGCCCTCAAAACTTTGCTCCAACAAAAAACAAACGAACTTACACTTATTAGGAAAAAGACAAGTTGTCTAACACAAAAATTCAACCAGCTCACAACATCAGTAGTCGACCCCCAAGAAACTCCTTGCTTGGGCATCGTCTCTGAAGGCGATAAAGGCAAAAAACTCGGTCAATCCATAGAAAACACCTTCAAAAGTATAGAAACCGTCACCACGTGGAAGCGGTTCAAGCAGGTTTCTGTACTTTTTGAGACCCAACTGGAAAGCGCCCTCAAACGCGGCGTAATCATCCGTGTAATAACTGAAAAACCAGAAAACAAGGCGCTCCCAAACTGGACAAACAACGCTTTAAACAAGAAGCCCGACTACTTCAAACTAAAAGCCCTCCAGACCCCGCCCACCGCAGTCGCCACCATATTCGACAACACCCAAACCGTTCTCGCATTCAATAACTCCACCGACATCAAATATGGACCACACATTTGGTCAAACAACCCAACCACCTTAGCTCTTATCAAAGCCTACTTCACTATCTTATGGATGGAATTGGAAGAGAAAACATAA
- a CDS encoding PQQ-binding-like beta-propeller repeat protein produces the protein MTTKIRTHEQNAQRKQAIFAIALTLLLTVSSFMTATPMANAKNIETFAFLTVAPSPVGLNQQVTIVMWLSMPPPTASGYVGDHWIFNVDVTKPDGSTQKLGPFESEAVGSSWTIYTPDQTGTYYFQMTFAGQRVNGTNAYGFAQVDNYYEPSKSSTTSLTVQTEQIRMKTETPTPTGYWSRPINAENREWYTIAGNWLQTSYNASFAPLYGTGGGFNPYTTAPDTAHIAWTTEFDLGGIVGGDYGAASYYTGQSYENKFSTRVIMNGRLYYNTRLGSSDWSGVTCVDLRTGEELWWKSGTIISMGQILNYDSMNQHGAIPYLWSTSGSTWKMYDAATGTWILDIEGVPTERAISKSILLGEDGSIIIYLLSGANNWMAKWNSTTAISPTTTLAWTVGEWRPTTGGKYNWTTGIEWNVTVPDVPGSQSIAKVGSGIALAYSVLDTTPVTVVHVGYNLTNGAQIWVQNRTNQYDYSIVSTGVTIWGMLLNGVYTEWVKEKMQWYGYSAYTGEQLWVSEPYNTSDWGMYQTTIGAATSMAYGKFYATGYDGCIHCYNTTTGKELWTFYAGSSGFETVYGTWPFWGSIVIADGKVYASTGEHSPSSPLPTGEALYCVNAETGEGIWNITGLYENMAVADGYMVTFNGYDNRIYCFGKGQTATTVTASPKVTTQGSTVLIEGTVTDQSQGAQSTPAISDSDMTAWMEYLYMQQTKPADATGVIVHLTATDPNDNTQDIGTATSNALGNYAFEWTPPVPGLYTVTATFEGSDSYYRSEAGTAFIVSEATATTPATSASAGTTTPAASTPTPVQSFSPLPSDAPQPPTSGTLTTTYITIGAVIAVIVVTAAALALRRRK, from the coding sequence ATGACCACAAAAATTAGAACCCATGAACAAAACGCGCAAAGAAAACAAGCGATATTCGCTATTGCTTTGACCCTGCTACTGACTGTTTCTTCATTCATGACAGCTACGCCTATGGCTAACGCTAAAAATATAGAAACCTTCGCATTTCTAACAGTCGCGCCCTCACCAGTTGGCTTAAACCAGCAGGTAACCATCGTTATGTGGCTTAGCATGCCGCCCCCTACAGCTTCAGGATACGTCGGTGATCATTGGATATTCAACGTGGATGTAACAAAACCAGACGGGTCAACACAAAAACTAGGACCGTTCGAATCAGAGGCTGTGGGCTCATCATGGACGATATACACCCCCGACCAAACAGGCACATACTACTTCCAAATGACATTTGCTGGCCAAAGAGTTAACGGCACAAACGCATATGGGTTTGCACAGGTAGATAACTACTATGAACCCAGCAAAAGCTCTACAACATCACTCACCGTACAAACCGAACAAATAAGAATGAAAACCGAAACACCTACTCCAACGGGCTATTGGTCTCGACCCATAAACGCCGAAAATCGCGAATGGTACACAATCGCTGGAAATTGGCTACAGACAAGCTATAATGCCTCATTCGCGCCTCTCTATGGCACAGGCGGTGGCTTTAACCCCTATACTACTGCACCCGACACCGCACACATTGCCTGGACAACCGAGTTTGACTTGGGAGGCATAGTCGGCGGAGATTACGGTGCCGCAAGCTACTACACTGGGCAATCTTACGAGAACAAATTCAGCACACGAGTAATAATGAACGGGCGCCTCTACTACAACACACGTCTAGGCTCATCTGATTGGTCAGGCGTAACTTGTGTAGACCTTCGGACAGGAGAAGAACTCTGGTGGAAGAGCGGCACAATCATAAGCATGGGTCAAATACTCAACTATGACTCAATGAATCAGCATGGAGCCATACCATACTTATGGTCCACGAGTGGAAGCACGTGGAAAATGTACGATGCCGCAACCGGAACTTGGATTCTTGACATTGAAGGCGTACCTACCGAGAGAGCTATTAGTAAATCTATTCTACTCGGCGAAGATGGCTCAATAATTATTTATTTGCTTTCGGGCGCCAACAACTGGATGGCTAAATGGAACTCAACAACCGCAATTTCACCGACAACAACCCTAGCATGGACAGTTGGCGAATGGCGCCCCACCACTGGAGGAAAATACAACTGGACAACAGGAATTGAGTGGAACGTTACGGTGCCTGATGTTCCAGGGTCACAAAGCATCGCAAAAGTCGGCTCTGGAATAGCCCTCGCATACTCAGTGCTAGACACGACACCAGTAACCGTTGTACATGTTGGCTATAACTTAACAAACGGAGCTCAAATATGGGTCCAAAACCGAACAAACCAGTATGACTATTCGATCGTCAGCACAGGCGTTACGATTTGGGGAATGTTGCTGAACGGTGTCTACACTGAATGGGTAAAAGAAAAAATGCAGTGGTACGGCTACAGCGCCTATACTGGAGAACAGCTGTGGGTGTCTGAGCCTTACAACACTAGCGATTGGGGCATGTATCAAACAACCATAGGAGCAGCAACTTCAATGGCTTACGGCAAATTCTATGCAACTGGATACGATGGATGCATACACTGCTACAACACAACCACTGGAAAAGAACTATGGACTTTCTATGCAGGAAGCAGCGGATTTGAAACCGTCTACGGCACATGGCCCTTCTGGGGCTCTATTGTTATTGCAGACGGCAAGGTTTACGCATCCACAGGTGAGCACTCCCCTAGTTCGCCTTTGCCTACAGGAGAGGCACTTTACTGTGTCAATGCTGAAACTGGAGAAGGCATCTGGAACATAACGGGATTGTACGAGAACATGGCTGTTGCAGACGGCTATATGGTAACATTCAACGGCTACGATAACCGCATCTATTGCTTCGGCAAGGGCCAAACAGCCACCACAGTAACAGCATCACCAAAAGTCACCACACAAGGCTCCACTGTACTCATTGAAGGCACAGTTACAGACCAATCACAGGGCGCGCAGAGCACACCAGCCATCTCAGACAGCGACATGACCGCCTGGATGGAATACCTGTACATGCAGCAGACGAAACCCGCCGATGCAACAGGCGTCATAGTACACTTAACGGCAACTGACCCCAACGACAACACACAAGACATCGGCACAGCCACAAGCAACGCACTAGGCAACTACGCTTTCGAATGGACGCCCCCAGTTCCAGGACTCTACACCGTGACAGCTACATTCGAAGGCTCTGATTCTTACTACCGCAGCGAAGCAGGCACCGCATTCATAGTGTCGGAAGCAACCGCAACCACACCAGCAACGTCAGCTTCAGCAGGCACAACCACCCCAGCAGCATCTACGCCAACACCTGTGCAGTCGTTTTCGCCTTTGCCCAGTGACGCTCCACAGCCACCCACAAGCGGCACTCTAACAACCACCTACATCACCATAGGAGCAGTCATAGCGGTCATTGTTGTAACTGCTGCAGCGCTTGCGCTAAGACGGCGGAAATAA
- a CDS encoding ABC transporter permease, whose protein sequence is MEKGFVAIYWRDMVKFFRSKALLFSALIQPVLWLVLYGISMSNNINIFFSPAPNPQGVVTVSYMTFMAAGVVGMTILFTCLYAGQNVQFDKQYGLMKEIVVSPMPRSQILIGVTLGGITKALIQTVIVIAFGYVLGIQFFFGLTAAETLVAVGGVSLFAVIFATGLMFLSSTIAMKVRDHNVSQAIITLLTLPLFFASNALYPLDSLPAVLKAAAYLNPLTHFINGMRSFGIGSDFYAFGIHYTIPLNELLISLGFLVGFNLVMFVAAIRAFETTTEF, encoded by the coding sequence ATGGAGAAAGGGTTTGTTGCAATTTACTGGCGCGACATGGTTAAGTTCTTTCGTTCCAAAGCGCTTCTTTTCTCGGCGTTGATTCAGCCCGTGCTGTGGCTTGTTCTGTATGGCATTTCTATGTCTAACAATATCAACATCTTCTTTTCTCCTGCCCCTAACCCTCAAGGCGTGGTCACCGTTAGCTACATGACTTTCATGGCGGCAGGCGTTGTAGGTATGACTATCCTTTTCACCTGCCTTTATGCGGGTCAGAACGTGCAATTTGACAAACAGTACGGGTTGATGAAAGAAATTGTGGTTTCCCCAATGCCCCGCTCCCAGATACTCATCGGAGTCACATTGGGCGGCATAACCAAAGCTCTCATCCAAACCGTTATCGTGATTGCTTTCGGCTACGTTTTAGGCATCCAGTTCTTTTTCGGCTTAACCGCTGCAGAAACCTTGGTCGCCGTAGGAGGGGTCTCGTTGTTTGCCGTGATTTTCGCCACGGGACTTATGTTCCTGTCCAGCACCATCGCTATGAAAGTCCGTGACCATAACGTTAGCCAAGCTATAATCACCCTGCTCACCCTACCACTGTTTTTTGCCAGCAACGCCCTCTATCCGCTGGATTCCCTGCCCGCCGTGCTAAAAGCCGCGGCCTACCTTAACCCGCTGACCCATTTCATCAACGGCATGCGAAGCTTTGGAATCGGCTCAGACTTCTACGCTTTTGGAATCCACTACACTATCCCGCTAAATGAGTTACTTATTTCCCTTGGCTTTCTGGTTGGGTTTAACTTGGTTATGTTTGTTGCTGCGATAAGAGCTTTTGAAACAACAACCGAATTCTGA
- a CDS encoding ATP-binding cassette domain-containing protein — MTKHAVTVEGLTYSYGKLRAVDNICFNVEEGQIFSFLGPNGAGKTTTINLLITLLPLQEGKVTIAGFDVQNEKENVRKSIGVVFQDQRLDRDLTVWETLDFHGRIYEIPKEVRRPRIDELLELVELNEKRNEFTKNLSGGMKRRLEIARGLLVKPKVLFLDEPTIGLDTQTRKRIWSYIKKVNREGVTVFLTTHYMDEADQNSDIICIMDKGKIIANGTPENLKKSIGQGYLHLQTSDDKQTSSLLQEIAGIVHIQNSPDGLIVHLKENSHLLTNIIDALRAENIEILSVKMVEPTLDDVFIHYTGRGLGEVNPENTGHMGHTH, encoded by the coding sequence ATGACCAAACATGCTGTAACCGTTGAAGGATTAACCTACAGTTACGGGAAACTGCGTGCAGTCGACAACATCTGCTTTAACGTCGAAGAAGGGCAGATTTTTTCGTTTTTGGGACCTAACGGCGCAGGCAAAACCACCACCATCAACTTGCTAATAACCCTGTTGCCCCTCCAAGAAGGCAAAGTAACCATTGCGGGGTTTGATGTCCAAAACGAAAAAGAAAACGTCCGCAAATCCATAGGCGTAGTCTTTCAAGACCAACGATTAGACCGCGACCTCACCGTCTGGGAAACCCTTGATTTTCACGGCAGAATCTATGAAATTCCCAAAGAGGTTCGCCGACCCCGAATCGACGAGCTTTTAGAGCTGGTGGAACTGAACGAAAAACGAAATGAGTTTACAAAAAACTTGAGCGGTGGCATGAAGCGCCGCTTGGAAATTGCTCGAGGGCTTTTGGTTAAGCCTAAAGTGCTTTTCCTTGATGAACCCACCATCGGTTTGGATACGCAGACTCGAAAACGCATCTGGTCCTACATCAAAAAAGTAAACCGTGAAGGCGTAACCGTGTTTTTGACGACACATTACATGGATGAAGCTGACCAAAACAGCGACATCATCTGCATCATGGATAAAGGAAAAATCATCGCTAACGGAACTCCCGAGAATCTGAAAAAATCAATCGGTCAAGGCTATTTACATCTTCAAACCAGCGACGACAAACAAACCAGTAGTCTCCTCCAAGAAATAGCTGGCATCGTTCACATTCAAAACTCACCTGACGGCCTGATTGTTCACCTCAAAGAAAACAGCCATCTACTCACAAACATAATTGATGCCCTCCGCGCAGAAAACATCGAAATATTGAGTGTCAAAATGGTGGAGCCCACTTTGGATGATGTTTTCATTCACTATACTGGTCGAGGACTTGGCGAAGTAAACCCTGAAAACACGGGGCATATGGGGCACACCCACTGA